cgttccatggtgagccaataataacctgctcgaagaatcttcttcgccaagacatacccactcatatgtggcccgcaaaccccggaatgcacttcggccatgatagtcgaggcttgtttagcatctatacaccttagtaatcctagatctggagttctcttgtacaatattcccccacttaagaaaaatccactagccagacgtcgaatggttctcttttgatcgccTGTGGCATGTGCCGGATATACCCCTGatttgatgtattccttgatatcatggaaccaaggctcaccatcaagttcctcCTTAACCAcattgcaataggcatgctgattaCGGATTTGGATTTGCAGAGGGTCGACATAAATCTcatccggatggtgtaacattgatgccagagtagccaaggcgtcggcaatctcattatgaatcctgggaatatgcctgaattttaccgacctgaatcgttgacaaagatcatgcagacattgtcgatacggtatgagcttcaaatcacgggtctcccattctccctgaatctggtgaaccAGCAAATCTGAGTCTCCCAAAACCAATATTTCTTGAACTCCCATATCTATAGCtagcctcaaacccagaatgcatgcctcatattcagccatgttgttagtgcaataaaatcgaagtcgAGCTGTtacagggtagtgatgccttgtttcagaaatgagtacaacccctattccgacacctttcatgttagcagctccatcaaagaaaagtttccaacctggcttttcatcatGATCAGCCCCGTCAACATAcgtcacttcttcatcaggaaaataagtcttcagtggctcatatacttcatccaccggattctcggccaagtgatcggctagggcttgggctttcatcgcggttcgagtcacatagatgatgtcaaattctgtgagtaaaatctgccactttgccaacctccctgtgggcataggcttctgaaagatataccttagaggatccatgcgagaaatgaggtaagtagtgtaggatgacaaataatgcttcaacttttgcgccacccaagtcagggcgcaacatgtcctttcaagaagagtatacttaacctcatagggagtgaacttcttgctgaggtaataaatggcttgctctttcttgCTCGTgttgtcgtgttgacccaacacacaactaAAAGAATTATCcatgaccgtcaaatagagaattaaaggtctcccaggttctggcgggaccaacacaggggGGTTTAACAGGTAattcttgatcttatcaaatgcttcctgacactcattaGTCCACTTAACCgcatcattcttcttcagcaacttaaagatgggctcacaagttgtcgtgagttgagcaataaacctgctgatgtagtttaacctTCCGAGAAGGCTCATTACCtcggttttgttctttggcggtggtaattcttggatggctttgatctttgatgggtccaactcaataccgcgtcgactgactatgaatcccaacagtttcccggacgggacaccaaatgcacattttgccggattgagcttgaggttgtacctgcggagcctttggaaaaactttctcaagtctccaacatggtcggactgcttctttgactttatgatcacatcatctacataaacctcaatttccttgtgtatcatgtcatgaaatatggtagtcattgccctcatgtaagttgccccagcattctttaaaccgaatggcattacccggtaacAATACGTCCCCCAAGGCGtaatgaatgctgtcttttctacgtcttcctcgtccatcaggatctgatgatatcccgcataacaatccacgaaagacccgatctcatgcttggcacaattatcaatcagaatgtggatgttcggcaatggaaagttatcctttggacttgccttgttgagatcacgataatcaacacacaccctcgtcttaccatccttctttggtactggtaccacattagctaaccaagtgggatactgagtgacccgaatgacctttgcctccagttgctttgtgatttcttctttaatcttcacactcatatcagtcttgaactttcttaacttttgcttgacaggagggaacgTAGGGTCGGTTGGCAATTTATGAGCTACCAAATCAGtactcaagcccggcatgtcgtcatacgaccatgcaaagacatctttgtatGCAAATagtgttttgattatttcttccttgatttgctgttccagatgcacacttatcttggtttctctgacattattttgatctcctaaattgattgcttcggtttcattcaaattaggcttgggtttttcttcaaagtgttTTAGTTCTCTACTGACTTCCTCAAATGCCGCCTCTTCATCGTATTCTGTTTCATCATCACCCTCTACTTCTTGGAtcgttatttcagaattagattggcttttaaaatttggctgaaaattcctcatgcatgtcatgtcattgaaaccagcataaaaagaactgtacagaaagaaaagcaaaaacaaaaatgaaacgcTATCAGGATTAATGGAAAacgggaaattgtatttcattgaaaataaaaggataggagggtttgtacatcaaaacaagcaaaaaataaaaaaaatctggattacaaccctggaataacccagatagcataaaggaaaacaaagcaaactaccaaaactccttccgggcggggagaggagtagctttccaattgctaagcttcacattTGGACCAACGAGCTGCACATCGGCATTACTGGAACCTTCCCCGATTTCTACCATATTAACCTCATCAAACAAACtctggaacctcttgatcaactcttcatCAAAGTCGACCACAGGTTTTGGGACCGCTGATATTGGGCGTTTTGCGAcccctggcttgacaaaagacttggaGATATGTGGAACAGGCTTAGGAAGTGACCATGCCTTTCCTTTCAAACTTTTAGCCTTTTTCACGTCCTTCCCTGTGAgtgtgaatcccaaaccaaatgtaccaaaaCTTTCACGTGGACACACCGGATGCacaataccctgcagagatgAACCCAGACCTTTGCCTGGCAGAAAActattcttcaacatttcatttgctaccatGACAGACGCGGATGTTATCTTCGGACCTAGGATGCATTCTCTCTCGGGAATTTTCCCGACAGACACTGTTTCGAACATTTGGTAAACCCAAGGCCCTttatcatcttcaacttcaataaaTGGAATGATTGTGTCATTGTAAGCGGATAAGTTCTCATccccgtgcacaactatttcctgtctgtcccattcgaactttaccatttgatgcagagaagaCGGGATTGCCTTGGCAGCGTGGATCCAGGGCCTGCCCAATAACAAGTTATAAGAGGCACCcacatctagcacttggaactccatagtgaactcaacCGGCCCTATTGACAATTTTAGCATTATATCACCGACAGAATCTTTGCCTCCTCCATCGAAGCCTCGAACGCATACATTATTAATGTGGATCCTTTTGGTGCCAATCTTCAACTTTTGCAAAGTGGACAGAGGGCAAATATTCGCACTAgaaccgttatccaccagtaCCCTTGAGACAGCAAAATCCTCGCACTTCactgtgagataaagagctcgattgtgttctgtaccctctatagggagttcatcatctgagaaagtgatcctgttcgcttcgaaaatcttgttagcaatcttttccaagtggttcaccgtgatcttatcaggaacatgggcctcgttcaaaatcttcatcagggctttgcggtgttcatctgaatgtatcaacaaagacagaagagagatctgagctggtgttttcctcaactgttctacaatggaatagtcttgcattttcatctttttcaggaattcctcagcctcttcttcggtgaCCGGCTTTTTTACTGGGATGTGGCCGTCCTTGGATGGCTTGGTTTTCCTCAGTTCTTCTGGGGCAaaacatctcccagaacgagTTAGTCCTCCGGTTTCATTgatttcttcttctacttctttccctttgtatgtTATTACCACCTGTTTGTAATTCCATGGGACGGCCTTTGTGTCAACCATcggtaactgggttactggcttaATGATAACGGGGGTAACACGAAccccttccacgattatgaccGGCTTGCCCGGGACCCCTGGCACGATCACTTTTTGCCTTTCCTGGTTCGCTTCAACATCAATCGGAGGCCCTTTCACAACCAATATAGAAGGCTTCACGTTGAGCGCGCTTGGCTTCTCCGACACCTCTTTAATTACCAAGGACATTGCTTTTGCAGAATCTAGAGCTTTGATTGGATTACTTTCGCTAGCCCGGATCATCATGACAGActtggaagagtttttgggctCCCCATCCTTATGAACTATCTCGATCATATGTGTCTCTGCATGGGCCGGcaaaggattttggttgatgtttggcgccTCCGGGCTCTGGACCACAATTTGatttgtatcaataagctcttggatcGCCCTCTTCAAATGCCAGCACTTCTCCGTGTCGTGCCCCGGAGCATCAGAACAATATGCACATTTAAGGGAGTAATCAAGGTTCCTTGGAGGCGGATTTGGTATCTTGGGCTCAATCGGCCTCAAAAtgtccaactgcctcaacctctgaaacaaactggtataggactCTCCAAGAGGGGTGAAGGTTTCTTTCCGTTGTTGCCTCTCTTTTCTGTAATCTGGCTTCGGTCAAAAACTTGGACCAGTAGGGTTTTCGTATGGTTGTGGGGGTGTATAAAGATTTTGTGGAGTTGGAGCATGCCATtgcgggtaaggagggggttgagcatatgactgtgcgTGGTGAACATGGTATTGGGGTAGCTCGACAGAATATCGAGGGTCTTGTGGCGGGAGATAGTGCTGagatggattatatggagcttgggtgtAGGCTTGAGGTTGGGGTCGAGTTTGGGTGTACTGGTGAGGCGGACCCCTTGGGCCACGCCATGATCCAGAGACAAACATagcgacatcttctttcttctttttgcctaACAGGCTTCCGGTGCCACTTTGAATTGCCTGTGTGGTCGCTTTTATGGca
This DNA window, taken from Nicotiana tabacum cultivar K326 chromosome 15, ASM71507v2, whole genome shotgun sequence, encodes the following:
- the LOC142169717 gene encoding LOW QUALITY PROTEIN: uncharacterized protein LOC142169717 (The sequence of the model RefSeq protein was modified relative to this genomic sequence to represent the inferred CDS: inserted 1 base in 1 codon); its protein translation is MIEIVHKDGEPKNSSKSVMMIRASESNPIKALDSAKAMSLVIKEVSEKPSALNVKPSILVVKGPPIDVEANQERQKVIVPGVPGKPVIIVEGVRVTPVIIKPVTQLPMVDTKAVPWNYKQVVITYKGKEVEEEINETGGLTRSGRCFAPEELRKTKPSKDGHIPVKKPVTEEEAEEFLKKMKMQDYSIVEQLRKTPAQISLLSLLIHSDEHRKALMKILNEAHVPDKITVNHLEKIANKIFEANRITFSDDELPIEDSVGDIMLKLSIGPVEFTMEFQVLDVGASYNLLLGRPWIHAAKAIPSSLHQMVKFEWDRQEIVVHGDENLSAYNDTIIPFIEVEDDKGPWVYQMFETVSVGKIPERECILGPKITSASVMVANEMLKNSFLPGKGLGSSLQGIVHPVCPRESFGTFGLGFTLTGKDVKKAKSLKGKAWSLPKPVPHISKSFVKPGVAKRPISAVPKPVVDFDEELIKRFQSLFDEVNMVEIGEGSSNADVQLVGPNVKLSNWKATPLPARKEFCSFYAGFNDMTCMRNFQPNFKSQSNSEITIQEVEGDDETEYDEEAAFEEEEIIKTLFAYKDVFAWSYDDMPGLSTDLVAHKLPTDPTFPPVKQKLRKFKTDMSVKIKEEITKQLEAKVIRVTQYPTWLANVVPVPKKDGKTRVCVDYRDLNKASPKDNFPLPNIHILIDNCAKHEIGSFVDCYAGYHQILMDEEDVEKTAFITPWGTYCYRVMPFGLKNAGATYMRAMTTIFHDMIHKEIEVYVDDVIIKSKKQSDHVGDLRKFFQRLRRYNLKLNPAKCAFGVPSGKLLGFIVSRRGIELDPSKIKAIQELPPPKNKTEVMSLLGRLNYISRFIAQLTTTCEPIFKLLKKNDAVKWTNECQEAFDKIKNYLLNPPVLVPPEPGRPLILYLTVMDNSFSCVLGQHDNTSKKEQAIYYLSKKFTPYEVKYTLLERTCCALTWVAQKLKHYLSSYTTYLISRMDPLRYIFQKPMPTGRLAKWQILLTEFDIIYVTRTAMKAQALADHLAENPVDEVYEPLKTYFPDEEVTYVDGADHDEKPGWKLFFDGAANMKARLRFYCTNNMAEYEACILGLRLAIDMGVQEILVLGDSDLLVHQIQGEWETRDLKLIPYRQCLHDLCQRFRSVKFRHIPRIHNEIADALATLASMLHHPDEIYVDPLQIQIRNQHAYCNVVKEELDGEPWFHDIKEYIKSGVYPAHATGDQKRTIRRLASGFFLSGGILYKRTPDLGLLRCIDAKQASTIMAEVHSGVCGPHMSGYVLAKKILRLHTMSAPWPFVAWGMDVIGPIEPAASKGHRFILVAIDYFTKWVEAVTFKSVTKKAVVDFVHSNIICRFGIPKVIITDNAANLNSHLMKKVCQQFKITHRNSTPYRPKANGVVEAANKNIKKILRATPYLLVYGTEAVIPAEVEIPSLRFVVETEIDNDEWVKTXLEQLSLINEKRLAAVCHGQLYQKRMARAYNKKVRPRKFEVGQLVLKRILPHQAKAKGKFVPNWKGPFIVTKVLPNGALYLTDIEGKCVDMAINSDAVKRYYV